The region CCGCAATATGAGcctaagaaaaagaagaagtggTGGAACCTTGGATGATTTGAAGCTAGAACCTTCAGTGGCAAACCTCATAAGAAGAGTTTTCATTACATGGAGAGGCTATTCTATTCAATTGCCTCGCAATTTGGCGAATCAGAGTAAAGGGGAAATGCGGATGCCATTGCTGCGCCATTTGTAGCTACTACCTTTGtgcatattatatattttaaaccccctccccaaaaaaaaaaaaaaaaaaagggttccaTCTTCCGTCattttttcattccttttccCGCTGTTCTGACTGTACATAGTAGGAAGGGCAATAGAAGGGTTCTCTTTTACCCTTCATGGCAGAAACGGAGACACTATTTCTGGATAAATTGTAGCTGCTGTATATCTTGCATACTGTTTACTTTGTCTTTTCAAGATTTGTGCTCTTCAACTTTTGCTTCtattctcacttttttttttttttgagaatgcTCAATCCGAACAAATTGGGTAAATccagtagaaaaaaaaagtgtggtcAAAATGTTCGTGAAATGGAAAGACAGGAGAAAAGGGAGTTGAATTTCTCCTGTTCTTCTTACGTAGAAATGTGAAAACTAAATTCGCAACTGTTGTTATTGGTGAGCAATAttaattgttattgaaaaaaagtattagcatgagattaaaaaagatcGGATAACAGTCcaatggaaataaaaataaattaaaagttgttcaacatattaaaaaataataaagagatttaaactcattaataaattgatatgttCATGTAGAAAAGTTgatctttgaatatttttactattaaagcaacaaaaaattataatgtttgtatgAAAAACTTTATTTACTTACCCAATGTGTTGTCTAACTCTAGattccaacataaaaaaataattaaatcaatttcataCATGAGAAATCAGATAATATTTCCCTTCCACGCCCAGATACATGAAAAAGAACACTTGACATTTCCTTCTTGGAGGggcaattttgtttaattttgaatagATTTCGGACGAAATTGAAAGCCGTGTAATtggaaaagaacaaaattttgtttttccgttattttattttccaaaaagaCAACCGAAGCTGCAACACCTTGGTGTATCTTAAGTTTTCCTATAAACGACCAGTCATCCCCACCAACTATCTACCTGGAAGCTCTGTAATAGAAGTCACAGGACAGGACACCCCAACCCCAAATCTTCTCCCCCTTCCAATAATCACCCACCAAAAcccctaaaaccctaaatatAATGTTCTTCAAAAAACCCAcctctaaaaccctaaaaatcttATTCCACTCTTCTCAAAATCCAATCTTTTCCCTTATAAACCATAAAGCCAAGAACCCACCATATACATACACACAAACCAAGAACTATGTAGATGTGTAcatgaaatggaaaaaagatCAATACCTTGACACAATAGAGCACATACACAAGTCCATTCAACTTAAACCCATCATTTCTTTGAAAAATGTGATAGCCCAAAACCCCAATGGTTGTATCCCAATCTCTGACGTGTCAAAGAAAGGCTTGCACTTTGATGTGAAAATCAAGGTTGCAAGGTTTTTGAGGCAATACCCATCGATCTTTGAGGAGTTTAGTGGTCCTCAGTATAATTTGCCTTGGTTTAGATTGACCCAAGAAGCTGTTGAGATTGATAGAGAAGAGAGAAGGTTGTATGAGGATTGTAAAGAGGATCTGAGAGAGAGGTTAAAGAAGTTTATTTTGATGAGCAAACAAAAGGTGTTGCCTTTGAAGGTTATTCAAGGGATGTTATGGTATTTAGGTTTGCCCGAGGATTTCTTGGAGTGTTTGGATATGAATCTTGATGGATCTTTTAGGGTGGTGGAGATGGAGGAAGGGTTAAAGGGATTAGCCGTTGAGAGCAACGAAAGGGTTTTGTCTGTTCTGCAAAGAAATGCAATGAAAAAAGGAGTGTATTCCAATGAACCAATGGAGGCAATTGAGTTTCCACTTTTCCCATCCAAGGGTGTGAGGCTGAGGAGGAAGATTGAGGTTTGGTTACGAGAGTTTCAAAAGGTTCCATATGTGTCCCCATATGAGGATTATTCACATTTGGATCCTAATAGTGATATTGCTGAGAAAAGGGTTGTTGGGTTTCTTCATGAGTTGCTCTGTTTGTTCGTTGAGCATTCTGCAGAAAGGAGGAGACTTTTGTGTCTTAAGAAGTATTTTGGGTTACCACAGAAGGTTCATAAAGCATTTGAAAGGCATCCCTACATGTTTTATCTGTCTTTGAGGAATAAAACTTGCACTGCTATTCTTAAGGAGGCTTATTGTGATAAAATGGCCATTGAGAGACATCCCATGTTAAGGATCAGGAATAAGTACATTAACTTGATGAAGGAATCACAGGTGATTCTGAAGAGCAGAAGAGTGAACAATCCTTATGTCGAACGTCCAAAACTGGATTTAGATTTGGATTGTGCTGATGAAGAAGAGTGTGTTGAAATAGGTAGATTGTAAAAGATGAAGTGAATTAGAGCTGAAAGCTGTATTCTTGTCGAATGATTCTGATTCACTTCCTTCAGGTACTTGGTCCATTTAACCTCTTTAATTACTGGATTATTATACCTGCTTTCTCAAGTGAATTTCAGCCACGGATATGTGCAAACTCTCTATCGTTGTGTAAATTTCTTCATGTAATTTTGAGAGTATCACAAATTTTGAATAGACTTCACCAGGAGAATATCGTAACTCTAGTTACAGGACACAGGTGGTTGAGCTTGTTGATGACCAGTACTTGCAGGTAATTTCAAGCCCTTGTCAGGATATTATTGAATTGAtgtaaacaaatcaaaataaaatattctcgACAAATTCCAACCAGTAAGAAGGTGAGAAAATCCAATTCCCGTGGAAAAAGATCAGATGGTAATTCACTCaatagaagaagagaaaatcCAATTCCTGTGCAACAATCTAAAACACGGGCCGGGCCTTCTGAAGCAAAAAGatcaaatatcatattttaCGTCTGCTAGTAACATTTACATTCCATTCCTTTTGACAGACCGTACAGATTGCGACTGTACTCCAAGAGGAGACTGATCAACTATAAATGGCCTCTCTAACCTAAATTTACCTTTATTCTGTGAGCTGCATATACAATCAGATATTGACAAAAACGAAAACATCTTATTCCGCAAGCATGCAGTTTTCCTGCTTATTTACATCTATTATTCTCTTCGAGGACCAAAGCTATGAGATGACATCTTGCAAAAATCACCTTCCATGTTAGCTGTACAAAATTTGCATGCcctttttgctttttatggcGTCAAAGAAAAAGTGCCTTCCATGTTTCCAGATTAAATCAAGTTAGGAGGAGACTGCGAATGACAACCGTATGCGCCTTTCTGCATATGAGAGAGAAAGAATCATGTATGTCCGCTGGTTACAAGTAAACCAGGAAAAGACGAGCAACTACAAAGATTCCTCACCTCCAGTTGTGATGAGCTTCTCAACACGCGAAACAATATGTTTACCATAAGTGTATCTCTTCAGGGCACTCAAATGAATCCTAATGCGAGAAAGAATTAACTCTAGACTTCGATCATCGCAGGTCTCAAGAACCTTTTGTACAACATAATTTCCAAACGGATCTTTCATCATAGCCTGCAGTTTTGTATTCCAAACACATTGGTCATCCAGGCAATGATCagtgaaagtaaataaaaaccaaaattggAAGCCTTGAGACAAGCATAGGCTGCAGTAATCTTGATATTCATGAGAGAAGAGCATGTTAAGATTGGATGATCATTCAAGTGTTCCATAATCAAGCTTAATTCTGCAGAGTACCGGATATTTAGAATAtttagcaggaaaaaaaaaacatacaacaaTGGAGGTATATGGCAAGGACTAGAAACAATCAAATTAGTTTTAGAAAACACATCTGAAAACATCTGTAATCTTTTAATCTTTGTGTGTGCATGTGTTTCCAATATGGCCACAGGGAGGGGAGTAAGGGTTGTGAATGCTAATATGACCTGCAAAGGCTCATTTTCATCAGTGGAACCAAGCATCTCGTTCACCAAAAGCTGGCGCTCATCAGGGCCACCAAATGTCAAGCACTTCTCCACAACATTAGAAGCAAATTTCTGCTGACTCATCAAAACAATCTGTCCTGCAAGCTTTCTAATAATAACAGATCGTTGTTGTGGCTTACCATGCTCCAGGACATgctatagaaaaacaaaagtacAAACAAACATCAGGAAACTAGTGATGCAGCACAATAGCGGAACAGTTAAATACAGAACAAGGCCACCCATTTCATGCCAATGATGCAACATAATCCAAAAACAAGATCAAACCCATATCTTTAGTCAACATAGAGAAGTCAATATGGATGCAGAGCGCTCTAACAGATGAAGGTGAATCTGACAAAAATTGAATCTGTGAAGGTGAAGGTGAAGATTTAaaggataataaaaattataactttcATAACTTGGCACTCAATACTTCCACTTACACATCAATGACTTCATTACCAGTCCAGGAAAGAAAAGCTGTGCCACTCAATTTTCTTAACTCATATCCGTAATATATGATCTGTCATACAGAAATAATTTTCCAGTCTCCTAAAggtttttatattgttagatATTGTTTTAGCTGGAAAATAAGAGTAATAGGATAATATTTGaaccaagaagaaaaataaatccctGTAAATTACAGACTAATTCTGCCTTGATTATCTTTCATATTCAATGGATTTTGAcagataaaaactaa is a window of Populus nigra chromosome 10, ddPopNigr1.1, whole genome shotgun sequence DNA encoding:
- the LOC133705238 gene encoding protein WHAT'S THIS FACTOR 9, mitochondrial, yielding MFFKKPTSKTLKILFHSSQNPIFSLINHKAKNPPYTYTQTKNYVDVYMKWKKDQYLDTIEHIHKSIQLKPIISLKNVIAQNPNGCIPISDVSKKGLHFDVKIKVARFLRQYPSIFEEFSGPQYNLPWFRLTQEAVEIDREERRLYEDCKEDLRERLKKFILMSKQKVLPLKVIQGMLWYLGLPEDFLECLDMNLDGSFRVVEMEEGLKGLAVESNERVLSVLQRNAMKKGVYSNEPMEAIEFPLFPSKGVRLRRKIEVWLREFQKVPYVSPYEDYSHLDPNSDIAEKRVVGFLHELLCLFVEHSAERRRLLCLKKYFGLPQKVHKAFERHPYMFYLSLRNKTCTAILKEAYCDKMAIERHPMLRIRNKYINLMKESQVILKSRRVNNPYVERPKLDLDLDCADEEECVEIGRL